The following proteins come from a genomic window of Trifolium pratense cultivar HEN17-A07 linkage group LG4, ARS_RC_1.1, whole genome shotgun sequence:
- the LOC123921055 gene encoding beta-galactosidase 3-like: METTSFSKWLFTFCFVLCLISQFIHSTVTYDRKAILINGQRRILFSGSIHYPRSTPDMWEDLIQKSKEGGLDVIETYVFWNVHEPSQGNYNFEGRYDLVKFIKTIQKAGLYAHLRIGPYVCAEWNFGGFPVWLKYVPGISFRTDNEPFKKEMQRFTEKIVGMMKSDHLFESQGGPIILSQIENEFGPQSKIQGASGQNYVNWAAKMAVEMGTGVPWIMCKEDDAPDPVINTCNGFYCDKFTPNRPYKPTMWTEAWSGWFTEFGGPTHKRPVQDLAFAVARFVTRGGSFVNYYMYHGGTNFGRTAGGPFVATSYDYDAPLDEYGLIRQPKYGHLKELHKAIKMCERALVSTDPIITSLGSSQQAHVYSTESGDCAAFLSNYDSKSPAKVLFNNMHYSLAPWSVSILPDCRNAVFNTAKIGVQTSQMQMLPTNTHMFSWESFDEDISSLDDSYSLSAPGLLEQINVTRDASDYLWYITSIDIGSSESFLRGGELPTLIVQSTGHAVHVFINGQLSGSTYGTREYRRFMHIGKVNLRAGTNRIALLSVAIGLPNVGVHYETWSTGILGPVALHGLNQGKWDLSRQRWTYQVGLKGEAMNLASPNSISSVEWMQSAIVVQRNQPLTWHKTNFDAPEGDEPLALDMEGMGKGQIWINGQSIGRYWTAFANGNCNDCNYEGSFRPEKCQLGCGQPTQRWYHVPRSWLKPTQNLLVIFEELGGDPSKISLVKRSVSSVCADVSEYHPNIKNWHIDSYGKSEEFRPPKVHLHCSPGQTISSIKFASFGTPLGTCGNYVQGACHSPTSYAILEKKCVGKPRCIVTVSNSNFGKDPCPRVMKRLSVEAVCAPATTN; encoded by the exons ATGGAAACTACCTCATTTTCCAAATGGCTCTTCACATTTTGCTTTGTACTTTGCTTAATCTCTCAATTCATTCACTCTACTGTCACTTATGACAGAAAAGCAATTCTCATCAATGGACAAAGAAGAATCCTTTTTTCTGGTTCTATACATTATCCTAGAAGTACCCCTGAT ATGTGGGAAGATCTGATTCAAAAGTCTAAAGAAGGTGGTCTTGATGTGATTGAAACTTATGTCTTCTGGAATGTTCATGAACCTTCTCAGGGCAAT TACAATTTTGAAGGAAGATATGATCTAGTGAAATTCATAAAGACAATTCAGAAAGCTGGACTCTATGCTCATCTTCGCATTGGACCTTATGTTTGTGCTGAATGGAATTTTGG AGGATTTCCAGTTTGGTTGAAGTATGTTCCAGGCATTAGCTTTAGAACAGACAATGAACCTTTCAAG AAAGAGATGCAAAGATTCACTGAGAAGATTGTTGGAATGATGAAGAGTGACCACCTCTTTGAATCACAGGGTGGCCCTATAATTCTCTCTCAG ATTGAGAATGAATTTGGACCGCAGAGTAAGATACAAGGTGCTTCTGGCCAAAATTATGTGAATTGGGCAGCTAAAATGGCTGTAGAGATGGGAACTGGAGTTCCTTGGATAATGTGTAAGGAAGATGATGCACCAGATCCAGTG ATCAACACATGTAATGGCTTCTATTGCGACAAGTTTACTCCAAATAGACCCTATAAGCCTACAATGTGGACTGAAGCTTGGAGTGGatg GTTTACAGAATTTGGAGGTCCAACTCACAAACGACCTGTGCAAGATTTAGCATTTGCAGTTGCTCGATTTGTAACACGAGGAGGGTCATTTGTAAACTACTATATG TATCATGGAGGAACCAATTTCGGGCGAACAGCTGGAGGTCCTTTTGTAGCTACCAGTTATGACTATGATGCTCCACTAGATGAATATG GTTTGATTAGGCAGCCAAAATATGGTCATCTAAAGGAGCTTCATAAAGCTATCAAGATGTGTGAGCGAGCTTTGGTTTCAACCGACCCAATTATTACTTCATTAGGGAGCTCCCAGCAG GCTCATGTATACTCTACAGAATCAGGAGATTGTGCAGCTTTTCTCTCAAACTATGATTCAAAATCCCCTGCTAAAGTGCTGTTCAATAATATGCATTATAGTTTAGCCCCTTGGTCCGTCAGCATCCTTCCCGATTGTAGAAATGCCGTCTTTAATACAGCAAAA ATTGGAGTGCAAACATCGCAAATGCAAATGTTACCAACAAATACTCATATGTTCTCGTGGGAGAGTTTCGATGAAGATATTTCTTCTCTGGACGATAGCTACTCACTCAGTGCTCCTGGTCTTCTGGAACAGATAAATGTAACGCGGGATGCAAGTGATTATCTTTGGTATATAACTAG CATTGATATAGGTTCATCCGAATCCTTTCTACGTGGAGGCGAACTCCCAACTCTTATTGTTCAGTCCACAGGCCATGCTGTACATGTTTTCATCAATGGTCAACTTTCTG GTTCTACTTATGGAACTCGGGAGTATAGGAGATTCATGCATATTGGCAAGGTAAACCTTCGTGCTGGAACAAACAGAATAGCTCTGCTCAGTGTTGCAATCGGACTTCCT AATGTGGGAGTACATTATGAGACATGGAGCACAGGAATCCTAGGTCCCGTTGCACTCCACGGACTCAACCAAGGAAAATGGGACTTGTCCCGGCAGAGATGGACTTATCAG GTTGGACTGAAAGGCGAGGCCATGAATCTTGCATCTCCTAATAGTATCTCATCAGTTGAGTGGATGCAGTCAGCAATAGTTGTGCAAAGAAATCAACCATTGACATGGCACAAG ACTAATTTTGATGCACCTGAAGGAGATGAACCACTGGCGTTGGATATGGAGGGTATGGGTAAAGGTCAAATATGGATTAATGGACAAAGTATTGGAAGATATTGGACTGCATTTGCTAATGGTAATTGCAATGACTGTAACTATGAAGGGTCGTTTAGGCCCGAAAAGTGCCAACTCGGTTGTGGCCAACCAACTCAACGATG GTACCATGTGCCTCGATCATGGTTGAAACCAACTCAAAATTTATTAGTTATTTTTGAGGAACTCGGTGGAGATCCTTCAAAGATTTCACTTGTAAAGAGATCAGTGAGCAGTGTATGCGCTGATGTGTCAGAGTACCACCCAAATATTAAGAATTGGCACATTGACAGCTATGGTAAGTCTGAAGAATTCCGTCCACCAAAGGTTCACTTGCATTGTAGCCCCGGCCAAACCATCTCTTCCATTAAATTCGCAAGCTTTGGAACTCCTCTCGGGACTTGTGGGAATTACGTGCAAGGAGCTTGTCATTCCCCTACATCCTATGCCATTTTAGAGAAG AAATGTGTAGGGAAGCCAAGATGCATAGTTACTGTATCAAATAGCAATTTCGGGAAAGACCCATGTCCAAGGGTGATGAAGCGGTTATCAGTTGAAGCTGTTTGCGCTCCAGCTACTACGAATTAA